A window of Ruania suaedae contains these coding sequences:
- the rplW gene encoding 50S ribosomal protein L23 has product MTALTKDPRDVVIAPVVSEKSYNLLDEGKYTFVVDPRSNKTEIKIAIEQIFDVKVDSVNTINRKGKTRRTRFGLGKRKDTKRAIVTLREGTIDIFGGQVG; this is encoded by the coding sequence GTGACCGCACTCACCAAGGACCCCCGCGACGTCGTCATCGCCCCGGTGGTGTCCGAGAAGAGCTACAACCTGCTCGACGAGGGCAAGTACACCTTCGTGGTGGACCCGCGCTCGAACAAGACCGAGATCAAGATCGCGATCGAGCAGATCTTCGACGTGAAGGTTGACTCGGTCAACACGATCAATCGCAAGGGCAAGACGCGCCGCACCCGGTTCGGGCTCGGCAAGCGCAAGGACACCAAGCGCGCCATCGTCACCCTTCGCGAGGGCACCATCGACATCTTCGGCGGGCAGGTCGGCTGA
- the rpsJ gene encoding 30S ribosomal protein S10 encodes MAGQKIRIRLKSYDHEVIDNSARKIVDTVTRAGATVVGPVPLPTEKNVFCVIRSPHKYKDSREHFEMRTHKRLIDIVDPTPKAVDSLMRLDLPADVNIEIKL; translated from the coding sequence ATGGCGGGACAGAAGATCCGCATCCGGCTCAAGTCCTACGACCACGAGGTCATCGACAACTCGGCGCGCAAGATCGTCGACACGGTGACTCGCGCTGGTGCAACGGTCGTGGGCCCGGTGCCGCTGCCAACCGAGAAGAACGTGTTCTGCGTCATCCGTTCTCCGCACAAGTACAAGGACAGCCGTGAGCATTTCGAGATGCGGACGCACAAGCGGCTGATCGACATCGTGGACCCGACGCCGAAGGCGGTCGACTCGCTCATGCGCCTCGACCTCCCGGCGGACGTCAACATCGAGATCAAGCTCTGA
- the rpsS gene encoding 30S ribosomal protein S19, whose product MPRSLKKGPFVDGHLQKKVDGQNEKGTKNVIKTWSRRSVITPDFLGHTFAVHDGRKHVPVFVTESMVGHKLGEFAPTRTFRGHEKDDRKARRR is encoded by the coding sequence ATGCCTCGCAGTCTGAAGAAGGGCCCCTTCGTAGACGGTCACCTGCAGAAGAAGGTGGATGGCCAGAACGAGAAGGGCACCAAGAACGTCATCAAGACCTGGTCACGTCGGTCCGTCATCACGCCGGACTTCCTGGGCCACACCTTCGCGGTGCACGACGGTCGCAAGCACGTCCCGGTGTTCGTCACCGAGTCGATGGTCGGCCACAAGCTCGGGGAGTTCGCCCCGACCCGTACGTTCCGCGGGCACGAGAAGGACGACCGCAAAGCGCGTCGTCGCTGA
- the rplB gene encoding 50S ribosomal protein L2 codes for MGIRKYKPTTPGRRGSSVADFVEVTRTTPEKSLVRPLTKSGGRNSSGRITARHIGGGHKRAYRVIDFRRHDKDGVPAKVAHIEYDPNRTARIALLHYADGEKRYILAPVRLKQGDRIENGAGADIKPGNNLPMRNIPVGTVIHAVELKPGGGAKIARSAGASVQLVAKDGPYAQLRMPSGEIRNVDLRCRASIGEVGNAEQSNINWGKAGRMRWKGKRPHVRGVAMNPVDHPHGGGEGKTSGGRHPVSPWGQTEGRTRRPNKPSDKLIVRRRRTGKKR; via the coding sequence ATGGGAATCCGTAAGTACAAGCCGACGACGCCGGGCCGCCGTGGCTCGTCCGTCGCCGACTTCGTCGAGGTCACCCGCACGACGCCGGAGAAGTCGCTGGTCCGTCCGCTCACCAAGAGCGGTGGGCGCAACAGCTCGGGCCGGATCACCGCCCGGCACATCGGTGGCGGCCACAAGCGCGCCTACCGGGTGATCGACTTCCGCCGCCACGACAAGGACGGCGTGCCGGCCAAGGTCGCGCACATCGAGTACGACCCGAACCGGACCGCGCGCATCGCGCTGCTGCACTACGCCGACGGCGAGAAGCGCTACATCCTGGCGCCGGTGCGGCTCAAGCAGGGTGACCGGATCGAGAACGGCGCGGGTGCGGACATCAAGCCGGGCAACAACCTGCCGATGCGCAACATCCCGGTCGGTACCGTGATCCACGCCGTCGAGCTCAAGCCCGGTGGCGGTGCGAAGATCGCCCGCTCGGCCGGTGCCTCCGTGCAGCTCGTGGCCAAGGACGGACCGTACGCACAGCTGCGGATGCCGTCCGGTGAGATCCGCAACGTCGACCTGCGCTGCCGCGCCTCGATCGGTGAGGTCGGCAACGCCGAGCAGTCGAACATCAACTGGGGCAAGGCTGGCCGGATGCGGTGGAAGGGCAAGCGCCCCCACGTGCGTGGTGTCGCCATGAACCCGGTCGACCACCCGCACGGTGGTGGTGAGGGCAAGACCTCAGGTGGCCGTCACCCGGTGAGCCCCTGGGGCCAGACCGAGGGTCGTACCCGCCGTCCGAACAAGCCGAGCGACAAGCTCATCGTGCGCCGCCGCCGCACCGGCAAGAAGCGCTGA
- the rpsL gene encoding 30S ribosomal protein S12, which yields MPTIQQLVRKGRSAKAGKNATPALKGSPQRRGVCTRVYTTTPKKPNSALRKVARVKLSSGIEVTAYIPGVGHNLQEHSIVLVRGGRVKDLPGVRYKIVRGALDTQGVRGRQQARSRYGAKKEKK from the coding sequence GTGCCCACCATTCAGCAGCTGGTCCGTAAGGGTCGCAGCGCCAAGGCCGGCAAGAACGCCACGCCGGCCCTCAAGGGAAGCCCGCAGCGCCGTGGTGTGTGCACCCGCGTGTACACGACCACCCCGAAGAAGCCGAACTCGGCTCTGCGCAAGGTGGCACGTGTGAAGCTCTCCAGCGGGATCGAGGTCACCGCCTACATCCCGGGCGTCGGCCACAACCTGCAGGAGCACTCCATCGTGCTGGTCCGCGGCGGTCGTGTGAAGGACCTGCCCGGCGTGCGTTACAAGATCGTTCGTGGCGCCCTCGACACCCAGGGTGTCCGCGGCCGCCAGCAGGCCCGGAGCCGCTACGGCGCGAAGAAGGAGAAGAAGTAA
- a CDS encoding adenylate kinase — MSQGTAQDVRTARRVLCYGTTGSGKSTLAAALAERLDLPLTLVDELGWDPGWGQVAPEELDRRIVPRLEADRYVFDSVYGRQCALALERVDVVVALDYPRLVSLARLLRRTARRVRTGELTCNGNRETLGRALSPRHSIIRWHFRSWRRKRERMRAWHAAADAPPVLLLRRPADAVGLLEELA, encoded by the coding sequence GTGAGTCAGGGGACGGCGCAGGATGTGCGCACGGCGCGGCGGGTGCTCTGCTACGGAACGACCGGCTCGGGCAAGTCCACCCTCGCGGCTGCCCTCGCCGAGCGTCTCGACCTGCCGCTGACGCTCGTCGACGAGCTCGGCTGGGACCCCGGATGGGGACAGGTCGCGCCCGAGGAGCTGGACCGGCGGATCGTTCCCCGCCTCGAGGCCGACCGCTACGTGTTCGACTCCGTGTACGGGCGCCAGTGCGCGCTCGCCCTCGAGCGCGTGGACGTGGTGGTGGCGCTCGACTATCCCCGGCTGGTGTCGCTGGCGAGGCTGCTGCGCCGCACCGCCCGTCGGGTCCGCACCGGCGAGCTCACGTGCAACGGCAACCGGGAGACCCTGGGGCGGGCACTGTCCCCGCGCCACTCGATCATCCGATGGCACTTCCGGTCCTGGCGCCGCAAGCGCGAGCGGATGCGGGCCTGGCACGCAGCTGCGGACGCACCTCCGGTGCTGCTGCTGCGCCGCCCGGCGGACGCCGTCGGGCTGCTCGAGGAGCTGGCATAG
- the fusA gene encoding elongation factor G, protein MAQDVLTDLKKVRNIGIMAHIDAGKTTTTERILFYTGVNYKIGETHDGASTTDWMDQEKERGITITSAAVTCFWNENQINIIDTPGHVDFTVEVERSLRVLDGAVAVFDGKEGVEPQSETVWRQADKYDVPRICFVNKMDKLGADFYYTVDTIVSRLGATPLVMQLPIGSESDFVGVVDLIWMKALVWPGDAKGDVTMGAAYETQEIPEDLQEKAEEYRTKLIEQVAESSEALTEKYLEGEEITNEELMAGIREMTITSQAYPVFCGSAFKNRGVQPMLDAVISYLPSPVDVPPMIGHAPNDEETELIRKPSEDEPFSALAFKVAAHPFFGQLTFIRVYSGTCTPGTQVLNSTKGKKERVGKLFQMHANKENPVEELHAGHIYAVIGLKDTTTGDTLTAQDAPVILESMSFPEPVIFVAIEPKTKGDQDKLSTAIQKLSAEDPTFTVNLNEETGQTEIGGMGELHLDILVDRMKREFKVEANVGKPQVAYRETIRRSVEKFDYTHKKQTGGSGQFAKVQITFEPLESAEGEMYEFENKVTGGRIPREYIPSVDHGVQDAMGTGILAGYPVVGVKAILLDGAYHDVDSSEMAFKIAGSMAFKEGVKRADPVLLEPVMDVEVRTPEEYMGDVIGDLNSRRGQIQSMEDASGVKVVRALVPLSEMFGYIGDLRSRTQGRAVYSMQFSNYAEVPRNVSEEIIKKTRGE, encoded by the coding sequence GTGGCACAGGACGTGCTGACCGACCTGAAGAAGGTCCGCAACATCGGCATCATGGCGCACATCGATGCCGGCAAGACCACCACCACCGAGCGGATCCTGTTCTACACCGGGGTCAACTACAAGATCGGTGAGACCCACGACGGTGCGTCGACGACCGACTGGATGGACCAGGAGAAGGAACGCGGCATCACGATCACCTCAGCCGCGGTGACCTGCTTCTGGAACGAGAACCAGATCAACATCATCGACACCCCCGGCCACGTGGACTTCACCGTCGAGGTGGAGCGCTCGCTGCGCGTCCTCGACGGCGCGGTCGCCGTGTTCGATGGCAAGGAGGGCGTCGAGCCCCAGTCGGAGACGGTGTGGCGTCAGGCGGACAAGTACGACGTCCCGCGCATCTGCTTCGTCAACAAGATGGACAAGCTGGGTGCCGACTTCTACTACACGGTCGACACCATCGTCAGCCGCCTCGGCGCGACCCCGCTGGTCATGCAGCTGCCGATCGGCTCCGAGAGCGACTTCGTCGGTGTCGTCGACCTGATCTGGATGAAGGCGCTGGTCTGGCCCGGTGACGCCAAGGGTGATGTGACCATGGGCGCCGCCTACGAGACGCAGGAGATCCCCGAGGACCTCCAGGAGAAGGCCGAGGAGTACCGCACCAAGCTCATCGAGCAGGTCGCCGAGTCCTCCGAGGCGCTCACGGAGAAGTACCTCGAGGGTGAGGAGATCACCAACGAGGAGCTGATGGCCGGCATCCGCGAGATGACGATCACCTCGCAGGCCTACCCGGTCTTCTGCGGCTCGGCGTTCAAGAACCGTGGTGTGCAGCCGATGCTGGACGCGGTCATCTCCTACCTGCCCTCGCCGGTGGACGTCCCCCCGATGATCGGGCACGCCCCGAACGACGAGGAGACGGAGCTGATCCGCAAGCCCTCCGAGGACGAGCCGTTCTCCGCGCTCGCCTTCAAGGTCGCGGCCCACCCGTTCTTCGGCCAGCTGACCTTCATCCGCGTCTACTCCGGGACGTGCACGCCCGGCACGCAGGTCCTCAACTCCACGAAGGGGAAGAAGGAGCGCGTCGGCAAGCTGTTCCAGATGCACGCGAACAAGGAGAACCCGGTCGAGGAGCTCCACGCCGGGCACATCTACGCGGTCATCGGCCTCAAGGACACCACCACCGGGGACACGCTCACCGCGCAGGACGCCCCGGTGATCCTGGAGTCGATGTCGTTCCCGGAGCCGGTGATCTTCGTGGCCATCGAGCCCAAGACCAAGGGCGACCAGGACAAGCTCTCGACGGCGATCCAGAAGCTCTCCGCCGAGGACCCCACCTTCACGGTCAACCTGAACGAGGAGACCGGCCAGACCGAGATCGGCGGGATGGGCGAGCTCCACCTCGACATCCTGGTCGACCGCATGAAGCGGGAGTTCAAGGTCGAGGCCAACGTCGGCAAGCCGCAGGTGGCCTACCGCGAGACGATCCGGCGCAGCGTCGAGAAGTTCGACTACACCCACAAGAAGCAGACGGGTGGCTCGGGCCAGTTCGCGAAGGTCCAGATCACGTTCGAACCGCTCGAGTCCGCCGAGGGCGAGATGTACGAGTTCGAGAACAAGGTCACCGGTGGCCGGATCCCGCGTGAGTACATCCCGAGCGTCGACCACGGCGTCCAGGACGCCATGGGCACCGGCATCCTCGCCGGCTACCCGGTGGTCGGCGTCAAGGCCATCCTCCTCGACGGCGCCTATCACGACGTCGACTCCTCGGAGATGGCATTCAAGATCGCCGGTTCGATGGCATTCAAGGAAGGCGTCAAGCGCGCCGACCCGGTGCTGCTCGAGCCGGTCATGGACGTCGAGGTGCGTACGCCCGAGGAGTACATGGGCGACGTGATCGGCGATCTGAACTCCCGGCGTGGGCAGATCCAGTCGATGGAGGACGCCAGTGGCGTTAAGGTGGTTCGCGCCTTGGTGCCGTTGTCCGAGATGTTCGGATACATCGGCGACCTGCGGTCCCGGACCCAGGGTCGCGCGGTGTACTCGATGCAGTTCAGCAACTACGCCGAAGTGCCTCGGAACGTCTCCGAGGAGATCATCAAGAAGACCCGGGGCGAGTAA
- the rplV gene encoding 50S ribosomal protein L22, which translates to MEAKAQARFVRVTPQKARRVVDIIRGKQADEAVAVLTYAPQAAAETVRKVVESAVANARVKADQASHPFNSDDLVIAEAYVDEGPTLKRFRPRAQGRANRILKRTSHITVIVAERQTKGGAR; encoded by the coding sequence ATGGAAGCCAAGGCGCAGGCGCGATTTGTGCGCGTCACGCCCCAGAAGGCCAGGCGAGTCGTGGACATCATCCGCGGTAAGCAGGCCGATGAGGCCGTGGCGGTACTCACGTATGCCCCGCAGGCGGCGGCAGAGACCGTTCGCAAGGTAGTCGAGAGCGCGGTGGCCAACGCCCGAGTGAAGGCGGACCAGGCCTCTCATCCGTTCAACAGCGACGATCTGGTGATCGCCGAGGCGTACGTGGACGAAGGTCCGACGCTCAAGCGGTTCCGCCCCCGCGCGCAGGGTCGGGCGAACCGGATCCTCAAGCGCACCAGCCACATCACCGTGATCGTGGCCGAGCGACAGACCAAGGGAGGGGCTCGCTGA
- the tuf gene encoding elongation factor Tu, with protein sequence MAKAKFERTKPHVNIGTIGHVDHGKTTLTAAISKVLADKYPDVNTAAAFDMIDNAPEEKQRGITINVSHQEYQTDKRHYAHVDAPGHADYIKNMITGAAQMDGAILVVAATDGPMAQTREHVLLARQVGVPYLLVALNKSDMVDDEEILELVEMEVRELLSSQEFPGDDLPVVRVSALKALEGDPEWVKSVEELMEAVDENVPDPVRDIDKPFLMPVEDVFTITGRGTVVTGRVERGQLKVNEEVEILGIRDAQKTTVTGIEMFRKLLDTADAGENVGLLLRGTKREDVERGQVVAKPGSITPHTNFEAQVYILAKDEGGRHNPFYSNYRPQFYFRTTDVTGVIELPEGTEMVMPGDNTEMTVELIQPIAMEEGLGFAIREGGRTVGSGRVTKILK encoded by the coding sequence GTGGCGAAGGCCAAGTTCGAGCGGACCAAGCCGCACGTCAACATCGGCACGATCGGTCACGTCGACCACGGTAAGACGACGCTGACCGCGGCCATCTCGAAGGTGCTGGCGGACAAGTACCCGGACGTCAACACGGCGGCCGCGTTCGACATGATCGACAACGCGCCGGAGGAGAAGCAGCGCGGGATCACGATCAATGTCTCCCACCAGGAGTACCAGACCGACAAGCGCCACTACGCGCACGTCGACGCTCCCGGTCACGCTGACTACATCAAGAACATGATCACCGGTGCGGCCCAGATGGACGGGGCGATCCTCGTCGTCGCCGCCACCGACGGCCCGATGGCCCAGACGCGTGAGCACGTGCTGCTCGCCCGTCAGGTCGGCGTGCCGTACCTGCTGGTCGCACTCAACAAGTCCGACATGGTCGACGACGAGGAGATCCTCGAGCTCGTCGAGATGGAGGTCCGTGAGCTCCTCTCCAGCCAGGAGTTCCCGGGTGACGACCTGCCGGTCGTGCGCGTCTCCGCGCTGAAGGCGCTCGAGGGCGACCCGGAGTGGGTCAAGTCCGTCGAGGAGCTCATGGAGGCCGTCGACGAGAACGTGCCGGACCCGGTGCGCGACATCGACAAGCCCTTCCTCATGCCTGTCGAGGACGTCTTCACGATCACCGGGCGCGGCACTGTCGTCACCGGCCGTGTGGAGCGTGGCCAGCTCAAGGTGAACGAGGAGGTGGAGATCCTCGGTATCCGTGACGCGCAGAAGACCACCGTCACCGGCATCGAGATGTTCCGCAAGCTTCTCGACACCGCCGATGCCGGCGAGAACGTCGGGCTGCTGCTGCGCGGTACCAAGCGCGAGGACGTCGAGCGTGGCCAGGTCGTGGCCAAGCCGGGTTCGATCACGCCGCACACCAACTTCGAGGCTCAGGTCTACATCCTGGCCAAGGACGAGGGCGGTCGTCACAACCCGTTCTACTCGAACTACCGTCCGCAGTTCTACTTCCGCACCACCGACGTCACCGGCGTCATCGAGCTGCCCGAGGGCACCGAGATGGTCATGCCGGGCGACAACACCGAGATGACGGTCGAGCTGATCCAGCCGATCGCCATGGAGGAGGGCCTCGGCTTCGCCATCCGCGAGGGTGGCCGGACCGTCGGCTCAGGTCGTGTGACCAAGATCCTCAAGTGA
- the rplD gene encoding 50S ribosomal protein L4: MSTATDTATTVDVLDAAGKKTGTVELPAEVFGVQTNVPLIHQVVVAQLAAARQGTHKAKTRGEVRGGGKKPYKQKGTGRARQGSIRAPQFAGGGTVHGPVPRDYSQRTPKKMKAAALRGALSDRARADRVHVVESFVADQSPSTATATAVLAKAALSRHVLVVLDRADELSWLSLRNVPTAHLIHPDQLNTYDVLVSDDVVFTSAALEAFLSPAGARESEEEQK, translated from the coding sequence ATGAGCACCGCTACTGATACCGCCACCACCGTGGACGTCCTCGACGCCGCCGGCAAGAAGACCGGCACCGTCGAGCTGCCCGCCGAGGTCTTCGGCGTGCAGACCAACGTCCCGTTGATCCACCAGGTCGTCGTCGCCCAGCTGGCCGCTGCCCGTCAGGGCACCCACAAGGCGAAGACCCGCGGTGAGGTGCGAGGCGGAGGCAAGAAGCCGTACAAGCAGAAGGGCACCGGTCGCGCCCGTCAGGGTTCGATCCGGGCGCCGCAGTTCGCCGGCGGTGGCACGGTCCACGGCCCGGTGCCGCGCGACTACAGCCAGCGCACGCCCAAGAAGATGAAGGCCGCCGCGCTGCGCGGTGCGCTCTCGGACCGGGCCCGCGCCGACCGCGTGCACGTGGTCGAGTCGTTCGTGGCCGACCAGTCGCCCTCGACGGCCACAGCAACCGCCGTCCTGGCCAAGGCCGCACTCTCGCGGCACGTGCTCGTGGTGCTCGACCGGGCCGACGAGCTCAGCTGGTTGAGCCTGCGCAACGTGCCGACCGCGCATCTGATCCACCCCGATCAGCTCAACACCTATGACGTGCTGGTCAGCGACGACGTGGTCTTCACGTCCGCTGCGCTCGAGGCATTCCTGTCGCCTGCCGGTGCACGTGAGTCCGAGGAGGAGCAGAAGTGA
- the rpsG gene encoding 30S ribosomal protein S7: MPRKGPAPKRPLAVDPVHGSTTVTQLVNRVLLDGKKSTAERIVYGALEGVREKTQTEPTVVLKRALDNVRPSLEVRSRRVGGATYQVPVEVRTSRQTTLALRWLVDYARARREKTMTERLMNEILDASNGLGAAVKRREDTHKMAESNKAFAHYRW, translated from the coding sequence ATGCCTCGTAAGGGCCCGGCCCCGAAGCGGCCGCTCGCCGTCGACCCCGTCCACGGGTCGACCACCGTCACCCAGCTCGTCAACCGCGTGCTCCTGGACGGCAAGAAGTCCACCGCCGAGCGCATCGTCTACGGCGCCCTCGAAGGCGTGCGGGAGAAGACCCAGACCGAGCCGACCGTGGTGCTCAAGCGGGCGCTGGACAACGTCCGCCCCTCGCTCGAGGTCCGCTCGCGGCGTGTGGGTGGTGCCACCTACCAGGTGCCCGTCGAGGTCCGTACCTCCCGCCAGACCACGCTCGCGCTGCGCTGGCTCGTCGACTACGCCCGCGCCCGTCGCGAGAAGACGATGACCGAACGCCTGATGAACGAGATCCTGGACGCGTCCAACGGTCTCGGCGCCGCTGTGAAGCGTCGCGAGGACACGCACAAGATGGCTGAGTCCAACAAGGCGTTCGCGCACTACCGCTGGTGA
- the rplC gene encoding 50S ribosomal protein L3 yields MTSLPQQSERVVKAVLGTKLGMTQVWDDNGRLVPVSVVRVGTNVVTQIRTVDADGYSAVQLGFGHIDPRKVTQPLKGHFSKAGVTPRRHVAEIRTADAGEYELGQELTAQTFEAGSQVDVVGTTKGKGTAGVMKRHGFSGVGASHGAHRNHRKPGSIGGAATPSRVFKGLRMAGRMGNARQTTQNLTIHAVDAEKGLLLVSGAVPGPKGGLVVVRTAAKGA; encoded by the coding sequence ATGACTTCACTTCCCCAGCAGTCCGAGCGGGTCGTCAAGGCCGTGCTCGGGACCAAGCTCGGCATGACCCAGGTGTGGGACGACAACGGTCGTCTCGTCCCGGTCTCCGTGGTCCGCGTGGGCACCAACGTGGTGACCCAGATCCGCACGGTCGACGCCGACGGTTACTCCGCCGTGCAGCTCGGCTTCGGCCACATCGACCCGCGCAAGGTCACCCAGCCCCTCAAGGGCCACTTCTCCAAGGCGGGCGTGACGCCGCGCCGTCACGTCGCCGAGATCCGCACCGCCGACGCCGGCGAGTACGAGCTCGGACAGGAGCTGACGGCCCAGACCTTCGAGGCCGGCTCCCAGGTCGACGTGGTCGGCACCACCAAGGGCAAGGGCACCGCCGGCGTCATGAAGCGTCACGGCTTCTCCGGCGTGGGCGCCTCGCACGGTGCTCACCGCAACCACCGCAAGCCGGGCTCGATCGGTGGCGCCGCGACGCCGTCGCGTGTCTTCAAGGGCTTGCGCATGGCCGGTCGGATGGGCAACGCCCGACAGACCACCCAGAACCTCACCATCCACGCGGTCGACGCGGAGAAGGGCCTGCTGCTCGTCTCCGGCGCCGTTCCCGGGCCCAAGGGCGGCCTGGTCGTGGTTCGTACCGCCGCGAAGGGGGCCTGA